Proteins encoded in a region of the Fusarium falciforme chromosome 6, complete sequence genome:
- a CDS encoding Dihydroxy-acid dehydratase yields MADKQATTDVSPVPTHDPKQSSDYIPFPCLPPGGPLNRWSTKVTREHDYPGAQAMLYGAGVPNKDMMKNAPQVGIATVWWQGNPCNTHLLDLGQIVKTAVEREGMLGWQFNTIGVSDAITMGGEGMRFSLQTREIIADSIESVTCAQHHDANISIPGCDKNMPGTVMAAARHNRPFIMIYGGTIRKGHSNLLEKPINISTCYEAQGAFTYGRLHAKTDPGAPGRNSSDVMDDIEKHACPGAGACGGMYTANTMATAIEAMGLTLPGSSSYPAESPEKRRECERAAQVIRTAMEKDLRPRDIMTRASFENALVLTMILGGSTNGVLHFLAMANTAGVPLTLDDVQRASDRTPFLADLAPSGKYYMEDLYNVGGTPSVIKMLVARGVLDGSIMTITGKTLAENVADWPSLDPGQDIIRPLEDPIKATGHIRILRGNFAPGGAVAKITGKEGLSFTGKARVFDSEKELSAALANSEIKRDDGNLVVIVRYEGPKGGPGMPEQLKASAAIMGAGLSNLALVTDGRYSGASHGFIVGHVVPEAMVGGPIALVKNGDVITIDAVRNRIDVDITDAEMEKRRSEWKAPEPRVRRGVLAKYAKLVGDASHGAVTDQW; encoded by the exons ATGGCGGACAAGCAAGCTACTACCGACGTCAGCCCCGTCCCCACCCACGATCCCAAACAGTCCAGCGACTACATCCCCTTCCCGTGCTTGCCTCCTGGAGGACCTCTCAACCGCTGGTCCACAAAGGTCACTCGCGAGCATGACTATCCCGGAGCTCAG GCCATGCTCTACGGAGCCGGCGTCCCCAACAAGGACATGATGAAGAACGCGCCCCAGGTCGGCATTGCGACCGTCTGGTGGCAGGGCAACCCTTGCAA TACTCATC TTCTTGACCTCGGTCAGATCGTCAAGACGGCTGTGGAGAGGGAGGGCATGCTCGGATGGCAATTCAATACCATCGGCGTGTCAgacgccatcaccatgggCGGTGAAG GCATGCGCTTCTCCCTCCAGACGCGCGAGATCATCGCCGACTCGATCGAGTCCGTCACCTGCGCTCAGCACCACGATGCCAACATCTCCATTCCCGGCTGTGACAAGAACATGCCCGGAACCGTCATGGCCGCCGCCCGCCACAACCGGCCCTTCATCATGATCTACGGCGGCACCATCCGCAAGGGTCACTCTAACCTTCTCGAGAAGCCCATCAACATCAGCACCTGTTACGAGGCCCAGGGCGCCTTTACATATGGCCGCCTCCATGCAAAGACGGATCCCGGAGCTCCCGGCCGTAACAGCTCTGATGTTATGGATGATATTGAGAAGCATGCTTGTCCTGGAGCTGGTGCCTGTGGTGGTATGTACACGGCAAACACCATGGCTACCGCTATCGAGGCCATGGGTCTCACGCTTCCTGGATCATCTTCGTATCCCGCAGAGTCTCCTGAGAAGCGACGTGAGTGTGAGCGTGCTGCCCAGGTTATCCGAACTGCCATGGAGAAGGATCTCCGTCCCCGCGACATCATGACTCGAGCGTCGTTTGAAAACGCCCTCGTGCTGACCATGATCCTCGGCGGTTCTACTAATGGTGTGCTTCACTTCCTCGCCATGGCCAATACTGCCGGCGTGCCCCTGACCCTCGACGACGTCCAGCGCGCCAGTGACCGCACCCCTTTCCTCGCAGACCTCGCCCCCAGTGGCAAGTACTACATGGAGGACCTCTACAACGTGGGTGGTACACCCTCCGTCATCAAGATGCTCGTAGCCCGCGGCGTCCTCGATGGCAGCATCATGACTATCACTGGCAAGACCCTCGCCGAGAACGTCGCCGACTGGCCCAGCCTGGACCCGGGCCAAGATATCATCCGTCCCCTCGAGGACCCCATCAAGGCCACCGGCCACATCCGCATCCTCCGCGGTAACTTTGCCCCCGGCGGTGCAGTCGCCAAGATCACGGGCAAGGAAGGCCTCTCCTTCACCGGCAAGGCGCGCGTCTTTGATAGCGAAAAGGAGCTCTCTGCCGCGCTGGCAAACAGCGAGATCAAGCGTGATGACGGAAACCTGGTAGTCATTGTGCGGTACGAGGGACCCAAGGGTGGTCCTGGTATGCCtgagcagctcaaggcttCTGCAGCCATCATGGGCGCCGGCCTATCCAACCTTGCTCTCGTGACGGACGGACGATACAGCGGAGCTTCCCACGGTTTCATCGTGGGTCACGTCGTGCCCGAGGCCATGGTCGGAGGTCCTATCGCTCTCGTCAAGAACGGCGACGTCATCACCATTGATGCGGTGCGGAACCGTATCGACGTCGACATTACCGacgccgagatggagaagcggAGGAGCGAGTGGAAGGCTCCCGAGCCGAGAGTCAGAAGAGGAGTCTTGGCCAAGTATGCCAAGCTGGTTGGAGACGCCAGTCACGGTGCTGTTACGGATCAGTGGTAA
- a CDS encoding Abhydrolase-2 domain-containing protein, with translation MSYQVPSVGFHPANPAEHTHTVIFLHGEDETARLCAQRFGRLTGSCGQTLRQEFPTIRWVFPTAPSANGWFPVRFRDEPTTDQHLQAEGLGIAVIRLRSVIHREAEILGRRYHRIVIAGFSQGASVAVLTLLNFKFPEDLQGFPRLGGLFCVAGRLPFAGRDLEQIRNLLDLPGKPTNNLVVSHTPILVQHNHDDQDTPVRHGCQIYDGLDFVGANPIWREYLCGGHWFNRPAGVDDLVAFLGTALGIGRWGQNRGDVIWSGRLPMPSQAEVAAYFGKTIGEDEW, from the coding sequence ATGAGTTATCAGGTCCCCTCTGTCGGTTTCCACCCCGCCAACCCAGCCGAGCACACCCACaccgtcatcttcctccacgGCGAGGACGAGACGGCTCGCCTTTGTGCTCAGCGTTTCGGCAGACTCACCGGTTCGTGTGGTCAGACTTTGAGACAGGAGTTTCCCACCATTCGCTGGGTCTTTCCCACTGCCCCGAGCGCCAACGGGTGGTTCCCTGTCCGGTTTAGAGATGAACCTACTACCGACCAGCATCTTCAGGCCGAGGGCCTTGGAATTGCCGTTATACGTCTTCGATCCGTCATCCACAGAGAGGCCGAGATCCTGGGGCGTAGATACCATCGAATTGTCATCGCGGGCTTCAGCCAGGGTGCAAGCGTTGCAGTCCTAACCCTGCTCAACTTCAAGTTCCCCGAGGATCTCCAAGGCTTCCCTCGCCTCGGCGGTCTCTTTTGCGTTGCTGGACGTCTGCCCTTCGCCGGCCGTGATCTGGAGCAGATCCGAAACCTTCTCGACCTCCCCGGCAAGCCCACCAACAACTTGGTTGTCTCTCACACTCCCATCCTCGTCCAGCACAACCACGACGACCAAGACACCCCCGTCCGACACGGCTGCCAGATCTACGACGGGCTGGACTTTGTTGGCGCCAACCCCATCTGGCGCGAGTACCTCTGTGGTGGACACTGGTTCAACAGACCCGCCGGAgttgatgaccttgtcgccTTCCTCGGAACGGCTCTCGGGATTGGACGCTGGGGACAGAACCGGGGCGACGTGATCTGGTCTGGTCGACTTCCGATGCCCTCGCAGGCCGAGGTTGCTGCCTACTTTGGCAAGACCATTGGTGAAGATGAATGGTGA
- a CDS encoding NAD(P)-bd-dom domain-containing protein: protein MSKTIAFFGATGGCGLSALKLAVANDNSCVALCRNPDKLSTLFPSKPDNLVAIKGNAHDAEAVASCLINPADPSRLVDIVCLTIGSVFSFAKLTTDDPNVCEKAMDALFKALDTLRQQGKTGRPLLAVISTTGISKFQRDVPIAFLPLYKALHVPHEDKRVMEERLQAGSERWVAVRPSLLVDGAVPDRKIRVGIEDPVKGVEVKEFGYTISREDVGRWMYENLIVGETEKYEGKAVGITW from the coding sequence ATGTCCAAGACCATCGCCTTCTTCGGTGCCACTGGCGGCTGCGGCCTCTCAGCCCTCAAGCTCGCCGTAGCCAACGACAACAGCTGCGTCGCCCTCTGCCGCAACCCAGACAAGCTCTCGACTCTCTTCCCTTCCAAGCCGGACAATCTCGTCGCCATCAAGGGTAACGCCCACGACGCAGAAGCCGTGGCGTCCTGCCTTATAAACCCGGCTGATCCATCTCGTCTGGTCGACATCGTGTGCTTGACTATCGGCAGTGTATTCAGCTTTGCAAAGCTCACTACCGACGACCCGAATGTTTGCGAAAAGGCCATGGACGCTCTCTTCAAAGCTCTTGACACGCTCCGCCAGCAGGGCAAGACCGGCAGACCTCTCCTCGCCGTGATCAGCACGACAGGAATCTCCAAGTTCCAACGCGACGTACCCATCgcttttcttcctctgtaCAAGGCGCTGCACGTGCCGCACGAGGACAAGAGGGTGATGGAGGAGCGACTGCAGGCCGGCTCCGAGCGGTGGGTCGCCGTGCGGCCGAGCCTTCTCGTCGACGGGGCCGTGCCGGACCGCAAGATCCGCGTGGGCATTGAGGATCCCGTCAAGGGTGTTGAGGTTAAGGAGTTTGGATATACTATCTCGAGGGAGGATGTGGGACGGTGGATGTATGAGAACTTGATTGTTGGGGAGACGGAAAAGTATGAGGGCAAGGCGGTTGGAATTACATGGTAG
- a CDS encoding Glycosidase yields MLRSLAVAALLGAASVSAQTIKCTANSKCPKESPCCSTYGECGVGAYCLGGCDPTMSFSLDSCVPAPVCEDRTMKMNSLDRITDISKYLGDSSKSDWVAQGEPAIFKDNVLLTMPKDSVGTLLSSTVYMWYGNVKARFKTSRGRGVVTAFILFSDVKDEIDYEFVGVDLETAQTNYYFQGVTNYANSENITLSDTFENFHEYEIRWTPEKIEWYIDGKLGRTKEKKETWNATSQNFEFPQTPSRVQLSLWPGGKETNAEGTRAWAGGTIDWEAPDIQNNGYFYATFSDVEIECFNSPTAPGTNKGKSYWYNNVRGTNDTIVDGDKDHIIASLQATGTDMDKGKKKVTKPKEEDKDKDEDKDKDKDDDKDKDKDKDKDEDDDDEPATIPGGGSGAPANEHSEDKDSSKDSGSSSGSGSGSGSSSGGSGSSSGSDSSDDSSSDTPADTTNCDTSSFNQECGSSSSSSSSSSESSDSGKGSNAGSRNGASAFAILIAGCALYWL; encoded by the exons ATGTTGCGATCTCTTGCTGTGGCTGCCCTCTTGGGCGCCGCTTCGGTCAGCGCTCAAACCATTAAGTGCACCGCCAACAGCAAGTGTCCCAAGGAATCTCCTTGCTGCTCCA CCTATGGTGAATGCGGTGTTGGCGCATACTGCCTCGGTGGTTGCGACCCTACCATGTCCTTCTCCCTCGACTCTTGCGTTCCCGCCCCCGTCTGCGAGGACCgcacgatgaagatgaactcGCTTGACCGCATCACCGACATCAGCAAGTACCTCGGTGACTCCTCCAAGAGCGACTGGGTTGCCCAGGGCGAGCCCGCCATCTTCAAGGACAATGTGCTCCTCACCATGCCCAAGGACAGTGTCGGCACTCTCCTGTCCTCCACCGTCTACATGTGGTACGGCAATGTCAAGGCTCGCTTCAAGACCAGCCGTGGCCGTGGTGTCGTTACTGCCTTTATCCTGTTCTCTGACGTAAAGGATGAGATCGACTACGAATTTGTCGGTGTCGACCTCGAGACTGCCCAGACCAACTATTACTTCCAGGGCGTTACCAACT ACGCGAACTCGGAGAACATCACCCTCTCTGACACCTTTGAGAACTTCCATGAGTACGAGATCCGCTGGACTCCTGAAAAGATTGAGTGGTACATCGATGGCAAGCTCGGCCgcaccaaggagaagaaggagaccTGGAACGCGACCTCGCAGAACTTTGAGTTCCCGCAGACTCCCTCCCGTGTGCAGCTCTCCCTCTGGCCTGGCGGCAAGGAGACGAATGCTGAGGGTACGAGGGCCTGGGCTGGCGGCACCATTGACTGGGAGGCTCCCGATATCCAGAACAACGGATACTTCTATGCCACCTTCTCCGATGTCGAGATTGAGTGCTTCAACTCTCCCACCGCGCCCGGCACCAACAAGGGCAAGAGTTACTGGTACAACAATGTTCGCGGCACCAACGACACCATTGTCGATGGTGACAAGGACCACATCATTGCTTCTCTCCAGGCTACCGGTACCGACAtggacaagggcaagaagaaggtgaccaagcccaaggaagaggacaaggacaaagatGAGGATAAGGATAAGGACAAGGATGATGACAAGGATAAGGATaaagacaaggacaaggacgaagatgacgacgacgagcccgCCACTATTCCTGGTGGTGGCAGCGGAGCTCCTGCCAACGAGCACAGCGAGGATAAGGATAGCTCCAAGGACTCTGGTTCCAGCTCTGGATCTGGATCTGGCTCCGGCTCTAGCTCTGGTGGTTCTGGCAGCAGCTCTGGCAGCGACTCGAGCGATGACTCGAGCAGCGACACGCCTGCTGACACCACCAACTGTGATACGAGCAGCTTCAACCAGGAGTGTGgtagctccagctccagctccagctccagctcggAAAGCTCCGACTCGGGCAAGGGCTCCAACGCTGGCTCGAGGAACGGTGCCAGCGCCTTCGCAATCCTCATTGCTGGCTGCGCTCTGTACTGGCTATGA
- a CDS encoding Sorting nexin MVP1 produces MSLFGTSPTDDNPGLGSSSGPTRGGSAGLFDDDVPSRPSSNSLFADDDGPHGSPWGMPSPRKPQSRADLIRNLLPASDVPDTYIETFDTVVREDGTNGRVTAGGIAKLFATARLGADAQARIMSLVAPGGGDVTLDRNEFNVLLALVGLAQEGEVISLDGVDERRRHLPQPKLAGLTAEPVLSPVTELSAKPPQTPPKDTPIQHTPTPPTPPVQVQQQPKQFRPAMDDPEDDPWGSPDMHKAHHHGPPRSNGAQNHNTNGHTGFGETPPTAEIAAPAIAHVASPPAAPPNGGRQNSSNSVTTPSGWGYFDGHNTGVGGFGESPAGPVQNPFGTAPDPTPSTQGPPGLPHHTSSGRTGHSLEENVVVVLMPEKEGMFMFQHHNYEVSSLRRGSKVIRRYSDFVWLLDCLHKRYPFRVLPLLPPKRVGVNGSHLSNDGAFIEKRRRGLARFLNALVRHPILSQEQLVVMFLTVPTELSVWRKQATISVQDEFTDRTLPPGLEDSLPPTLEELFVRTRAGVKRSAELYINVCNIMDRLVKRTEGVAADHARIALSLASLTEVSGDTYATDTNEVPLLNDGLVAMSKHLRTCQALMEDESRGWDEGVLEDLKRQRDALVSVRELFDRRERLDKDNIPYLERRIQTNEAKLTNLRSKPEGTVKAGEIDRIAESIIKASIMDKESIVQQHNRSIFVKECLRDELLTFQSTQYHVSRWNQDWAGERVKYAEMLADNWRRLLDELEGMPLGD; encoded by the exons ATGTCCCTGTTTGGAACATCGCCGACTGACGACAACCCTGGATTGGGCTCGTCCAGTGGCCCGACTCGTGGCGGCAGCGCCGGTCTCTTCGATGACGATGTcccatcgaggccatcctccAACAGCCTCTTTGCCGACGATGATGGCCCTCATGGTTCGCCTTGGGGTATGCCCTCGCCGCGCAAGCCGCAGAGCCGCGCCGACCTGATTCGCAACCTCCTCCCCGCAAGCGATGTGCCTGACACCTATATCGAGACCTTCGACACGGTAGTGCGCGAAGATGGTACCAACGGCCGGGTCACAGCTGGAGGCATCGCAAAGCTCTTCGCCACAGCGAGACTCGGCGCTGATGCCCAAGCTCGCATCATGTCCCTCGTGGCTCCCGGTGGGGGGGATGTGACGCTGGATCGAAACGAGTTTAATGTGTTGTTGGCGCTGGTGGGCTTGGCACAGGAGGGCGAGGTCATCAgccttgatggtgttgatgaacgacgacgac ACCTCCCACAACCCAAGCTTGCCGGCCTTACTGCAGAGCCCGTCCTGTCTCCAGTTACTGAACTTTCTGCGAAGCCTCCCCAGACGCCTCCGAAAGATACGCCGATTCAGCATACGCCTACGCCGCCTACGCCGCCTGTGCAGGTACAGCAACAACCCAAGCAGTTCCGACCAGCCATGGACGACCCCGAAGACGACCCGTGGGGCAGCCCGGACATGCACAAGGCCCATCATCACGGACCTCCCAGGTCCAACGGCGCCCAGAACCACAACACAAACGGCCATACAGGCTTTGGCGAGACACCTCCGACAGCGGAAATCGCTGCTCCGGCTATTGCGCATGTCGCTTCGCCCCCTGCCGCGCCTCCAAATGGCGGAAGGCAAAATAGCAGCAACTCGGTGACGACGCCTAGCGGCTGGGGATATTTCGATGGTCATAACACTGGTGTAGGCGGCTTCGGTGAATCTCCAGCTGGACCTGTCCAAAATCCTTTTGGCACCGCGCCCGATCCCACGCCCAGTACGCAGGGTCCTCCAGGTCTTCCGCATCATACGAGCAGTGGCAGGACCGGTCACAGCTTGGAGGAGAATGTCGTTGTTGTTCTCATGCCAGAGAAGGAGGGCATGTTCATGTTCCAACACCACAACTATGAAGTCTCTAGTCTGCGACGCGGCAGCAAGGTCATTCGTCGATACAGTGATTTTGTCTGGCTACTGGATTGTCTACACAAGAGGTACCCTTTCCGGGTATTGCCTCTTCTACCACCCAAGCGGGTGGGTGTAAACGGAAGTCATCTCTCAAATGACGGTGCCTTTATTGAGAAGCGAAGAAGGGGTCTGGCGAGATTCTTGAATGCTCTTGTCAGACATCCCATCTTGAGCCAGGAGCAACTCGTCGTCATGTTCTTGACGGTCCCTACA GAGTTGTCTGTTTGGCGAAAGCAAGCTACCATCTCCGTTCAGGACGAGTTTACCGACCGCACCCTGCCTCCGGGTTTGGAGGATTCATTGCCGCCCACGCTAGAGGAGTTGTTTGTGCGAACTCGGGCTGGCGTCAAGAGGTCGGCGGAGCTTTACATCAATGTGTGCAACATTATGGATCGCCTCGTTAAGAGAACTGAAGGCGTGGCTGCTGACCACGCCCGAATCGCCTTGTCCCTGGCATCTCTAACTGAGGTATCAGGGGATACGTACGCAACCGATACCAATGAAGTACCTCTCCTCAATGATGGGCTGGTCGCCATGAGCAAGCATCTACGGACGTGCCAGGCACTGATGGAGGACGAAAGCCGAGGCTGGGACGAGGGTGTGCTGGAGGACCTGAAGCGCCAGAGAGATGCCCTTGTGAGCGTGCGTGAGTTGTTTGACCGCCGGGAACGACTGGACAAAGACAACATTCCCTACCTGGAGAGGAGAATTCAGACCAACGAAGCCAAACTCACCAACTTGAGGTCGAAGCCTGAGGGTACGGTCAAGGCGGGTGAAATTGACCGGATAGCAGAGAGCATTATCAAGGCAAGTATAATG GACAAGGAGTCTATTGTTCAACAACATAACCGGTCCATCTTTGTCAAGGAGTGCCTTCGCGACGAGCTCCTTACGTTCCAGTCAACGCAGTACCACGTCAGCCGATGGAACCAGGACTGGGCGGGCGAGCGAGTTAAGTATGCCGAGATGCTCGCCGACAACTGGCGGAGGTTACTGGATGAGCTCGAGGGCATGCCGCTGGGTGACTAG